The sequence CCACTTCAGCATCTGGAGTTACTGCCAAGTCAAAAGCCATTTCCAAACCCTGGTAATCCTTTAGCACTCGTTCTTCCTTAAACGATTCTGAACCGGTCTTCTCAATAAAATTGATAAACGAATAATCTCCAACACTGGTTACATCACTAAGGGGTATTTTTAATGATGTTCCTCTGGCGGTTGTGGCATCAACTGCAATATTAAGGGCATCTGTAGACCCATAAATACTTCCTGTTCCATTTATAAAGCCAGTCCCATAATACAGCGCTTCTTCATCGAATTCCGTATTCAGAATCATAAAGCGATTGTTTTTTGTGTCCACATCCAAATCAAGCGACCAATCATCAAAAGCGGTGTGGTTTATAGTCCCATCCAATGTTGCTGTAGTACCTTCAACTACATCTGAAAGTCCAATATTGTCAAAGTAAAAAGTCTGGTCAAAAAGGCGAACCCGTGAATATGGTGCAAAATCATAATCCACATTTAAATAAGGTATACCAATTCCTGCATCGTTTAAACTAAGTGCGCCATTTATTGATGGGTTAGAAATACCTCCAGTAATCTTAGCATTCCCACTAATACTACCTCTAATGTTTGAAACTACCCCGTCCCCTAAAGCACTGAAAGGTTCAAGGCGAAAGTCGGTAAAGTTTGCGGCCAGATCCAACTGCCTATTATTGTTTTGGTTTGTAACATTACCATTTATACTCAACCGCTCTTTTCCATTATCATTCAAATACGTACTTACGCCAAATTGCGTTAAATCATTGTTTCCAAAAATGCCTATTTCTAAATCACCCTGACGGATTTTGTTAATACTAAAGTCCCTAACATTTAAACTGGAAGTTGGCAAATACTTGCCATCCTTTTGTAAAATATTGAGAAATCCATTTACTGACCCATCCAACTTTAGACTGTCTATTTCTGGGGTTATCTTGTTAAGCGAAACAATTTTAAACTGCAAATCCAAATCCTTGTATGTTGAATCTGCCAATTCTCCCCTAAGCCTTATTTGTTCACTATCATTATTATCCATCACAACATCTTCAATCCTGATGCTGTCCAAAGTTCTGTTGATGATAACTTTATTCTTATTGTTTCCATCTTTATTAAGCACCCAAACATTGCCCTTAAAATTGACATCAGATTTTTTTAACCCGATTACCGATTTGTTTTCTTTATTGAATGTATGATAGAAATTTAGGTTATAGCTATCGTTGTACTCACTTCCTCCCTTAAACTCTGTTCTAAAGAACAGGGTGTCTTTTAGTGTTGTGTTAATAAGATTAAAATCCTTTACATCGTAGTAAACGGTGGACATGTCTTCAACCGAAACGAAGGTGTTAAACAATGGATTCTTATTATCAATTTTCAGCTCTATATTATCAAAATCGTTTCCAAAAGCTTCAATACTCGGAGACTTAAAGGTGAGTTTAAAATCTCCTTCATCAGAAATTATGTTTCCTCGAATAAATGTATTGGGGTCAAAAACAACCTCAGGAAAAAATACATCAACTATTTTATTGTAGATTTTAAAATTAAAGCTGAGCCTTTGTCCTTCAGAAATCTCAAAAGGCTTATAGTTTGTATAGATACTACCTATGGAATTCTGCACCAACTTCCCTATTTCTTTTACCTTAAATTTTCCTTTTACATAGCCGGTAATAATATCGGGGGAGTTAATTTCCACAGTTCTCACAGTGTCTTGGTCAAAAGAAGAGGATACAGCAAAATCATCAAAATAGTAGGTTTCGTTTTTATTTTGATACGTGGTATTTGAAAAACGTAATTGACCCATGATATTGTCGAGATTGGTCCCTTCAATATCCATATTTAAATCTCCCTTAAAAATAGATACACTGTCGTTGATAAAGTTTAATTTTTTAAGATCTGCATGTGCTACGGAAGCAATAAAGTTGAAGTTATTGGCATTATCTCCAAAATCAGCCAATCCTTTAAAATCAAATTGAAAGTTTTCATCATTACTTACCAATGAACCATCAAAAAGCTTTTCTTTTAAAACACCAGATACTTTTAGATTGTTATATTCATAATCATTGAATTCCAATTTATATACTTCTCCAATAACCTCAGTGTTCAAATATTCGGCTATAAAGCCTTTACCTTCTACATTAACATCCATAGTTGCTAAACCCAGCTGATTGTTTTCCGCAAAGTTTCCTAAATCAAAATCTATGAGCGATACAAAACCAATGTAGGAAGCATCATCTATAGCTTGGATATTGGTCATTTGCAGATTGGTATAACTACTACCTATTGCTGTATTCAAGTTAATTTGTACATCTAAGGACGTTTCCGTCACCTCTGCATCTCCACGAATGGTAAACTGACCTAATTTTTGAATAGAGGAAGGGATGTTTTTCCCTAAAATATCTGGTAACAATGACCTTAGTTGGTAATAGCTGGATGTAAGATTGTCTATATCAGATCGCATGATAAATGGGGCCTCCTTGCTAAACATGTTATCAAACTCAAAGTCTCCCCTAATACCAGTATTTTCGGATTGGATAAATAATTCTTTTACTTGTAACTTGTTTAATACCCCACTTACGTTTCCAGTAAATGAAACTACCTTATCTGTTCCAAATTCATTATAAAATGCATTGACTTCATTAAGTGCTATAGTAGATTCATTAAAATCTGCCGCTACATTGACCCGGTCCAAAAATTCTTTAAAATCTTCACGATTATAATTGAACACTAAGTCTCCTTTAATTTTAGATTCTTTGGTTTGAATTCTCAGCGAATCAAAACGCATCTGCTGTTTGGTATACTTAAAATCTGTAGAAAGGTTTTTTAATCGCAATCCCCTTTTTGTCTGTAGCGATAAACCATTAATTTTTAGGGTAACTTCTGGTCCCAGAACTTGAAAATCTTTTGCCAAGACATCCATACCTGTAAAATTCAATGTCTCTTGAAATTCCAAATTTTCATCAATAAGTTTAAATTTCCCTTCAGAAATCTGTATTTCATCAGATGACATGAAGAAAGGAGGAGTACCTGGTGCTCTGGGTTGCCCATCATCCAATTTGGCAACAAAGACATCTAAGTTGGTATCCCTCTCATTTTTGTAGGTCTTCAGATTAAAGAACAGGCCATCCACATCAATATCACCAAACTCCATTTTACCATTGGCCATATTTCTAATGTTTAAAATAGACGTGGTCAATTTCTCAATATAAACGAGAGTGTCCTTTTTATAATCTTCAACATAAATGCCCTTTATGCCTGTGTTTAGATTGAATAGGGATAAGCTAAGACGGTCTATGGAAATATTAGTGCCAAACTCTTCGTTAAGGGATTTTGTGGCATATTTTGCCATTCTAGTTTGTACAGCCGGAATTGATAGTATCAACGAGCCCAATACCATTAGAAGCAGAATCGCCAATATAAATCGTAACAGTATTTTCCTTAGTTTTCTGATAGGGCTTTATGTTTTACCTTTGCTTGACCAACTTTTGTTCCAAAACCTGTGGTAAATAAAAAAATATACATTCTTGCAATAGAATCTTCTTGCGATGATACTTCTGCGGCCATTTTGTGTAACACAAAAGTGTTAAGCAATGTAGTGGCAACACAAGAGGTACACAAGCAATATGGAGGTGTTGTTCCAGAATTAGCATCTAGAGCCCATCAACAAAATATAGTTCCCGTAGTACATCAAGCCTTGGCCAAGGCAAATATCGATAAAAAACAACTATCTGCCATAGCTTTTACCAGAGGTCCAGGACTTATGGGTTCTTTATTGGTAGGAGCTTCTTTTGCCAAGTCATTATCACTGGGGCTGAACATTCCATTGATTGAAGTTAACCACATGGAAGCCCATATTTTAGCGCACTTCATTGATGATGAAAGCATGACGACTCCAGAATTCCCTTTTTTGGGAATGACCATTAGCGGAGGCCATACTCAGATTGTCAGGGTAAACAATTATTTTGATATGGAAGTTCTTGGTGAAACGCTAGATGATGCCGTGGGCGAAGCTTTTGATAAAAGTGCAAAGTTAATGGGGTTACCATATCCAGGCGGGCCATTAGTAGACAAAAATGCACAACTTGGGAACCCTAGAGCTTTTGACTTTCCAAAACCCAAAGTGGAAGGGCTTAATTTTAGCTTTAGCGGATTAAAAACAAGTATTCTGTATTTTATACAGCGAGAAACAAAAAAGAATCCAGGTTTTGTCACGGAAAACATTAATGACATCTGTGCTTCGGTGCAGTATACGATACTAGAAATCCTAATGGATAAGCTCAAGCTTGCGGTAAAACAAACCGGGATTCAACAGATTGCCATAGGTGGTGGAGTTGCTGCCAATTCTGGAATACGAGCAAAACTAAAAGAAGCGGAAGAAACATTAGGGTGGAAAACTTACATCCCTAAATTTCAATACTGCACAGATAATGCGGCAATGATTGGTATTGTTGGTTATTTAAAGTTTTTAGAAAAACAATTCACGGACCAAAGCGTAGGAGCCAAAGCAAGGTATGCAATTGGCAGTTGACCATAGGTTTGATTAACTTTTAATCTCTACCTTTTCACTTTCAAATTTGAGAATGGCATATAATGAAGAAATAGCAACCAGAATTCGTCATGCATTGGCAATATTTCCAGAAGAATTTACCGAAAAGAAAATGTTTGGGGGAGTTGCCTTTTTATATAGTGGAAAAATGACGGTAGGTCCTGTAAAAAATGATTTGATGGTTCGCATCATAGGTGATAAAATGCCTGATGTTTTAGCACAAGAATTTGTAAGACCTATGGATTTTACAGGCAAACCAATGAAAGAGTTTGTTTTTGTATCCCCTGAGGGTTTTAAAACTGAAGAACAACTTCAAAATTGGATTGAACTTGGTTTAGAACACGCAAAAAGCAAATTATAGATTATGCAACTTTTTTACAACCCTTCCCTAGATAATAGTTTTAAACAGTTCTTTTTCTCCGCTGAGGAAAGTAAGCATATCTTAAAAGTACTGAGAAAGAAAGAGGGAGATGTTTTACACATTACCAATGGGAAAGGATACCTTTTTGAAGCTGAAATCCTGGTTGCGGATATTAGAAAGTGCAAAGCACAAATAATATCTACGGAAAAAAGTATTCCAAAACGCTACACACTTCATCTTGCTGTTGCTCCAACCAAAATGAACGACCGCTACGAATGGTTCTTGGAAAAAGCGACGGAAATAGGTGTAGATGAAATAACCCCCATCATTTGCGAACATTCTGAGCGAAAAATCCTAAAATTGGAACGAATGGAGCGAGTGTTGCAATCTGCTATGAAACAGTCGTTACAAACACATTTACCCAAATTAAATCCTGCAATTTCTTATAAAGAATTCATGAATCAAGAAATGAGTGGATTAAAATTTATTGCGCATTGTGATGAAGGTGAAAAAATGGAACTGAAAAGAAGGGTTGCGGCCGATAAAGACCTTATCATTCTTATAGGTCCTGAAGGTGATTTTTCAAAAACTGAAATAAATCTGGCATACGCCAAAGGTTTTGTCCCTGTATCTTTGGGAAACAACCGTTTACGGACCGAAACCGCAGCAATTGTTGCTTGCACAACCGTTTCTATAATCAATAGCTAGCTACTAATCTGAGCTTTTGCGGCACCAGTAATATCCAAGTCATCAGATTCTATAAGTATCATTAAGGTTAACTTGTCATTAGAGGATACAAGCTTGGGAATCGTAATTGAAGACGTTCCCTTTTTAGTTACAATGGGCACATACCTTTCCGCTACTACAATGTTACTGTTCTTCAAGGTTCTGTTTCTATTTTCTCCTCTTTTAACAGAAGTTGTCCTTTCATCCAATACCAAAATAACTTTAAGCTGCTTACCTACTAAATTACCTTCTATGGCATAATTAAATGCTATTGAATTTTGATTTGCTTCGCTAACATTCAAGTCTAAGGCATTATCGGTTTTTTTTGCTTTGTATTCATTTATCTTAGAATGCATTTTTGATTGATTGGAACCTACAAAGTGTTCTTTTCCGTTGATGACCAACTGCGGAGTATAATTACTTCTGTACTGGAACTTTCTATTATAATCCCTTTGCTTTTTTGTATAAACAGATTTACTAAAAGGATCTTCCCAACCAATGTAGTTCCAATAGTCTACATGATAGGACAAGGCGTAAACATTTTCCGGGTATTGTTTTTTCACCTTTTCTAAAAGTACGTCCGCAGGTGGGCAACTGGAACAACCTTGCGAGGTAAACAATTCCAAAACTATCGAAGGTTCGTACAAATCACTTTTAGCCGCTTCGTTCTCAGGCTCAACTGCACGTTCTTTCTTGCCTGCGTAAAATGCCATAAGAGACATTGCCAGAAATGCCATGAAGGGAATTATGATTTTTTTAAACATGAATACTGTATTTTTGATTTCTTAGTTATTCGTGGGAAAATGAAACAACTTACCAAGCTATGTGGTTTTTTAACTTTTTTTGTGATAAGCCTTTGTCATGCCCAAGAAATCGCAATTCTAAAATACGGTGGCGGCGGGGATTGGTATTCCAACCCAACGGCTTTGCCAAACTTAATTCAGTTCTGCAATAACAACATTGGCACCAAAATAAACCCAAAACCAGAAACGGTAGAGATTGGCAGCGTTTCTATATTTCAATATCCCTATCTCCATATGACTGGGCATGGAAATGTTTTCTTTTCTGATGAAGAGGCAGAAAACTTGAAAACCTATCTATTGGCAGGTGGCTTTTTACATATTGATGATAATTACGGGATGGAGTCCTATTTAAGAAGAGAATTGGAAAAAGTGTTTCCAAATAAGCAGTTGGAAGAGCTTGGTGCTGATCACCCTATTTTTAATCAGAGATATCAATTCCCTGCTGGTCTGCCTAAAATCCATGAGCATGATGGAAAAAGACCTCAAGCCCTAGGTATTTTTGAAGAAGGAAGACTATTGTTGTTGTTCACTTTTGAAAGTGATTTAGGAGACGGTTGGGAAGATCCATCCGTTCATAACGATCCAGAAGAAATTAGATTAAAAGCGCTACAAATGGGTGCCAATATTGTAGAATATGCCTTTAAAAGTTAACGTATGACTTCAAAAATAATATCCAAAGGGATTTTAAGAGCAGTAGCCATTATCGTTGGTGTTGTTCTTCTGGGCTACTTTTTATTTAAGATTCAATCTGTTTTGGCCTATTTGGCCATTGCCGCGGTAATTGCTCTTCTAGGTAGACCAGTAGTTCTTTTTTTAAGAAGAAAATTAAAGTTTCCCAACACGCTTGCAGTTATACTGACAATGGTTTTTATGTTGGTTATTTTCCTTGGAATTCTAGCGCTCTTTATTCCTTTGATTTCTGAACAAAGTAAAAATTTATCACTATTGGACATTGAAGCTTTAAAAGCAGATGTAAATACCCTTTACTTACAAATTCTTGAATATTTTGGCGCCACAACAGATAACGTTACCCATTTAATTGAAGACTCAGATTTGGAGAAAAACGTTTTGGAAGGTTTAGATTTAGGATTCATTCCAGACTTTCTAAATTCATTTGTCAACATATTGAGCAATTTTAGTATTGGTCTTTTCTCAGTTCTTTTTATTTCATTTTTCTTTTTAAAGGACAGTAAGCTCTTTCAAAATGGAATGTTGACTTTTGTTCCCGATAACAGAGAAAGTAATTTGGTAAAATCTGTCGATAAAATCAATGGATTATTGTCCAGATACTTTGCCGGAATTTTACTTCAGCTTTTTATTTTATTCGTTATTTATACCATTGCACTTTTAATTGCAGGTGTAGAAAATGCCATCGTGATTGCATTCCTTTGTGCCCTCTTTAACATCATTCCATACATAGGTCCAATCATCGGTGGTGCCATCATGATTACGTTGACCATGACCAGTTTTTTAGGAGCTGATTTTAGCACGGTGATTTTGCCAAAAGCACTGTACGTTTTTGTAGGTTTGATTATTGGTCAACTCATTGATAATTTCTTTTCTCAACCCTTCATTTTTTCTACAAGTGTAAAGTCACATCCCCTAGAAATTTTTCTGGTAATCATTATTGCCGGTCTTGTATTTGGTATTGTTGGCATGGTCGTAGCAGTACCAGGATATACTGCAATAAAAGTGATTTTAAAGGAGTTTTTAGCCGAAAATTCCGTAGTGAAAAAGTTGACTAGAAACTTATAGTTTTAGTTTGAATAAAGTAATATTAAATACTGGTTTACAAGATTTTATACATAAAAATTGGAATGCTGACATCGTGTCAGTTTTGCTAAAAAAACAACTTTTTGAAGGAGTTTCTCAAAAAGAGTTGGTAGAACAGCTAGAAGCCAAGAAAAAGTGTAAGGACAAACTCCCTTCTTGGTTCAATACCCTCAACATTTACTATCCAAATAAACTGAATATTGAGCAAACAAGTTCAGAGCAAACAGCTCGCTACAAATCTAAACTTATTAATGGAAAAACAATCTTGGATGTAACTGGTGGATTTGGTGTTGATTCGTATTTTTTTTCAAAGCAAATCGATACAGTTTTTCATTGCGAAATCAATTCTGAATTAAGTGAAATTGCAAAACATAATTTTGAAGTATTTGGTCAAAACAATATCACCTGTATTCCTGATGATGGAATTCAATTTCTCAAAAGTACCATTCAAAAATTTGACTGGATCTACATCGACCCTTCAAGAAGAAATAATGATAAAGGAAAAGTTTTCTTGTTGAAAGATTGTCTACCCAATCTCCCAGAAAATCTTCAAGCTCTTTTTGAGAAAACAAAAAACGTTTTAGTTAAAACCTCCCCTCTTCTAGATATTTCTCAAAGTATTAAAGAACTGGATTTTGTGAAAGAAATCCATGTTGTGGCAATTAACAATGAAGTAAAGGAATTGCTTTATGTTTTGGAACATGGTTTTAAAAAAGATATTACAATAAACGCTATAAACCTCATCCAAGACCAAGAAGTGTTTTTTAGTTTTAGTTTACACGAGGAACCTTCTGTTGTAGTTACATATAATAATCCTGAAAAATACTTGTATGAGCCTAATTCAGCTATTTTAAAATCTGGCGGTTTTAAATCAGTAGCAAAAGCTTACGGCGTCAAAAAACTGCATCAACATTCACATTTGTATACCTCTGAAGTTTTAATTGATTTTCCGGGGAGGAGGTTTGAAATTAGAACTGTTCTGCCTTATTCCAAAAACGCATTAAAAGAGCTTAAAATTAGCAAAGCAAATATCACTACAAGAAATTTTCCTGCATCTGTTGCAGCGTTACGTAAGAAACATAAGATTAAAGATGGTGGGGATGTTTATTTGTTTTTCACCACTAATCTAGACAACAAACATATTGTTATCATATCAAACAAGGTGCAACCAATCTTTTAAGATCAATATTGCACCTTGCTTCTTTAGCATGACAATATCATTACATAGTCAGTCTCATAAAAAGTTCATGTGAACTATTATCAATGTTGTTTATGGAATTCTCCATAGAGGCTTCATAAGCATATCCTATATGAAACCCTGAACTTATATCAAACATGATCAACCCGCTTAATGCTTCATCCAATCGATATGAGGTTCCAAATTTAAAGCGTTGACCGAAGTCAAAAATTGAAGTAATATCTACTGACAGTGGAGATGCGTCAACATAGCGCAGCATACTGCTGGTCTGCAATGTTAAGTTCTTATTTAGTTTAAAATCATAACCTCCTACTAAATACATATGCCTTCTATCTGTACTCATAAAGGCATTACCGTTAATTTCTTCCAAACGATTTGGAGTCAATAACTTTGGAGCAGATAGTGAAACAAAATAGTTGTCATGTTTTAAATAAGCCCCCACTCCCACATTTGGAGTAAATCTACTCTCAAAATCCATTAAAGAACCATCTTGTCCCATACCGTATGTTACAAGTCCAGCGGTATTTGCACTATAAGAATTTCCACTTGCTTTAAGACCTAAGAAGAGGGTATAATCTTCATTGATCTTTAGTTTATATGAAAAATCTATTGCTACCCATGTTTGGTTCTCTATAAAGGTTTGATCGTTTAAAATAGCCACTCCCAAACCAACGTTTGCGGCAACAGGCATGGAGAAAAGCGCACTTTGACTCTCTGGAGCCCCTTCTACTCCAGCCCATTGACTTCGAAGTCCCAAGGTTAGCTCTGCAGCTTCGCTGGTTCCAGCGTATGCAGGGTTAACAAGGTTCATATTATATCTGTAAAAGGTATATTGAGGGTCTTGTTGTGCAGCCATGAATTGAGCGCATAAACCTATGGTTATACCAAAAACCAATATTAAATTTTTCATTATTTTATGTTTTTTGACTAATAATTAATATAAATCCAACCTTGTATTGGTTTTGTTCCATTACCTAAATCTATCACATACATATATGATCCAGGAGGTAGTTTTTCGCTATTGTTTTTATAGAAACCTCCCCAATTATTTTCATAACCTTTGGTAGCAAATACCTCGTGACCCCATCTGTTATATACCCTTACCACATTGTTAGGATAATTAGTGATTCCAGGAATTACCCATCCATCATTCATTCCATCACCATTTGGTGTAAAGGCTTGGGCCGGTGTTATCAATGGCTCGCTATCTGTGGGAAAATCATCATCATCATCCATTAATCCATCGTTATCATCATCCGTATCCGCATTGTCACCTGTACCATCACCATCTGCATCTGCATCTTCGCTTGGGTCTAATGGAAAGGCATCCTCTGTATTTGGAGTACCATCTCCATCAATATCAGAATCGGAATTGTTACCAGTACCATCACCATCGGTATCGGTATCCTCTGTAGGATCTAGTGGAAATGCATCTACTGTATCCGGGGTACCATCACCATCTGCGTCCAGATCCGCATTGTCTCCAGTACCATCTCCGTCTGTATCCATATCTTCACCGGAGTCAAAAGGAAAAGCATCTTCTATATTTGGAGTACCATCTCCATCAATATCAGAATCCGTATTGTCCCCAGTACCATCACCATCGGTATCGGTATCCTCTGTGGCATCCAATGGGAAATCATCGTCGGTATCCGGGGTACCATCACCATCTGCATCCAGATCCGCATTGTCTCCAGTACCATCTCCGTCTGTATCCATATCTTCACTGGAATCAAAAGGAAAAGCATCTTCTATATTTGGAGTACCATCTCCATCAATATCAGAATCCGTGTTGTCCCCAGTACCATCGCCATCGGTATCGGTATCCTCTGTAGGATCTAGTGGAAATGCATCTACTGTATCCGGGGTACCATCACCATCTGCATCAAGGTCTGCATTGTCACCCGTGCCATCGCCATCGGTATCGGTGTCTTCCGTAGCATCCAATGGGAAATCATCGTCGGTATCCGGGGTGCCATCATTGTCATCGTCCATATCTGCATTATCGCCCGTACCATCACCATCAGTATCGGTATCCTCTGTGGCATCCAATGGGAAATCATCATCGGTATCTGGAGTACCGTCATTGTCATCATCCGTATCGGCATTATCGCCTGTGCCGTCACCATCGGTATCGGTGTCCTCTGTGGCATCCAATGGGAAATCATCATCGGTATCTAGAGTACCGTCATTGTCATCGTCCGTATCTGCATTATCGCCTGTTCCATCGCCATCGGTATCGGTGTCTTCCGTAGCATCCAATGGGAAATCATCATCGGTATCTGGAGTACCGTCATTGTCATCGTCCGTATCTGCATTATCGCCCGTACCATCGCCATCGGTATCGGTGTCTTCCGTAGCATCCAATGGGAAATCATCATCGGTATCTGGAGTACCGTCATTGTCATCATCCGTATCGGCATTATCGCCTGTTCCATCGCCATCAGTATCGGTATCCTCTGTGGCATCCAATGGGAAATCATCATCAGTATCTGGAGTACCATCATTGTCATCGTCCGTATCGGCATTATCGCCCGTGCCATCGCCATCGGTATCGGTATCCTCTGTGGCATCCAATGGGAAATCATCATTAGTATCCAGAGTGCCATCATTGTCATCGTCCGCATCCGCATTGTCACCCGTGCCATCACCATCTGTATCGGTATCCTCTGTGGCATCCAATGGGAAATCATCGTCGGTATCCGGGGTGCCATCATTGTCATCGTCCGTATCTGCATTGTCACCCGTGCCATCGCCATCGGTATCGGTATCTTCCGTTGCATCCAATGGGAAATCATCATCGGTATCCGGGGTGCCATCATTGTCATCGTCCGTATCCGCATTGTCACCCGTGCCATCGCCATCGGTATCGGTATCTTCCGTTGCATCCCTTGGAAAATCATCATCAGTATCCAGGGTGCCATCTCCATCGTCATC is a genomic window of Flagellimonas sp. CMM7 containing:
- a CDS encoding class I SAM-dependent methyltransferase, producing the protein MNKVILNTGLQDFIHKNWNADIVSVLLKKQLFEGVSQKELVEQLEAKKKCKDKLPSWFNTLNIYYPNKLNIEQTSSEQTARYKSKLINGKTILDVTGGFGVDSYFFSKQIDTVFHCEINSELSEIAKHNFEVFGQNNITCIPDDGIQFLKSTIQKFDWIYIDPSRRNNDKGKVFLLKDCLPNLPENLQALFEKTKNVLVKTSPLLDISQSIKELDFVKEIHVVAINNEVKELLYVLEHGFKKDITINAINLIQDQEVFFSFSLHEEPSVVVTYNNPEKYLYEPNSAILKSGGFKSVAKAYGVKKLHQHSHLYTSEVLIDFPGRRFEIRTVLPYSKNALKELKISKANITTRNFPASVAALRKKHKIKDGGDVYLFFTTNLDNKHIVIISNKVQPIF
- a CDS encoding type IX secretion system membrane protein PorP/SprF — encoded protein: MKNLILVFGITIGLCAQFMAAQQDPQYTFYRYNMNLVNPAYAGTSEAAELTLGLRSQWAGVEGAPESQSALFSMPVAANVGLGVAILNDQTFIENQTWVAIDFSYKLKINEDYTLFLGLKASGNSYSANTAGLVTYGMGQDGSLMDFESRFTPNVGVGAYLKHDNYFVSLSAPKLLTPNRLEEINGNAFMSTDRRHMYLVGGYDFKLNKNLTLQTSSMLRYVDASPLSVDITSIFDFGQRFKFGTSYRLDEALSGLIMFDISSGFHIGYAYEASMENSINNIDNSSHELFMRLTM